A genomic region of Pontibaca methylaminivorans contains the following coding sequences:
- a CDS encoding helix-turn-helix domain-containing protein: MIGRKTVRNPEIDDLNDADGIRPRGFDDFDLRLGDVMRGERATLGKSLLDVQRDLRIKASYIAAIENSDPTIFETPGFIAGYVRSYARYLGMDPDRAFADFCRESGFSVAHGMSAEASAFRAAPLEAARSAGGGVSGGFSAPPFAPVSDGLFGGIDLRAIGSALVLVALIGGIGYGGWSVLKQVQQVRLAPVDQAPVVLADLDPLRDDESDEERRAPSMEALGRLYRPQALDTPVLVARDGPISSLDPREGGTFDLPRLPDTLLAQPASDGFAEQIRSALSSAMPQVVESPAPPLRMIAVRPAWVRIKAGDGSVLFEGIMENGQTYDVPTTEEPPTLRTGESGSVYFAVDGVHYGPVGKRGVVTSNITLSAEAIRDRYEVADLDRDRDLARMVAEAQTAPAATEPALAAP; this comes from the coding sequence ATGATCGGGCGCAAGACCGTGCGCAACCCGGAAATCGACGATCTGAATGATGCCGACGGAATCCGCCCCCGCGGTTTCGACGATTTCGACCTGCGCCTTGGCGATGTCATGCGCGGCGAACGGGCGACCCTGGGGAAATCCCTGCTCGACGTGCAGCGCGACCTGCGCATCAAGGCCTCCTATATCGCCGCGATCGAGAACTCCGACCCGACGATTTTCGAGACACCGGGCTTCATCGCCGGCTATGTGCGCTCCTATGCGCGCTATCTCGGCATGGATCCGGATCGGGCCTTCGCCGATTTCTGCCGCGAGAGCGGCTTCAGCGTGGCGCACGGGATGTCGGCCGAGGCCTCGGCCTTCCGCGCCGCACCGCTCGAGGCCGCGCGATCCGCCGGCGGCGGCGTTTCCGGCGGGTTTTCCGCGCCGCCTTTCGCACCGGTGTCCGACGGCTTGTTCGGGGGGATCGACCTGCGTGCCATCGGTTCGGCGCTGGTGCTGGTCGCGCTCATCGGCGGAATCGGCTACGGCGGCTGGAGCGTGCTGAAACAGGTGCAGCAGGTGCGGCTTGCGCCGGTGGACCAGGCCCCGGTGGTGCTGGCCGATCTCGATCCGCTGCGTGACGACGAGAGCGACGAGGAACGCCGCGCCCCCTCGATGGAGGCGCTGGGCCGGCTGTATCGTCCGCAGGCGCTGGATACGCCGGTTCTGGTGGCCCGCGACGGGCCGATTTCCTCGCTCGATCCGCGCGAAGGCGGCACATTCGACCTGCCCCGGCTTCCCGATACGCTCCTCGCGCAACCGGCGAGCGACGGGTTCGCGGAGCAGATTCGCTCGGCCCTGTCCTCGGCCATGCCGCAGGTGGTCGAAAGCCCCGCGCCGCCGCTGCGCATGATCGCCGTGCGCCCGGCCTGGGTGCGGATCAAGGCGGGCGACGGCTCGGTGCTGTTCGAGGGGATCATGGAAAACGGCCAGACCTACGATGTGCCCACGACCGAAGAGCCGCCGACGCTGCGCACCGGCGAATCCGGCTCGGTCTATTTTGCGGTCGACGGGGTGCATTACGGCCCGGTCGGCAAGCGCGGCGTGGTCACGTCGAACATCACGCTCTCGGCCGAGGCGATCCGCGACCGGTACGAAGTCGCCGACCTTGACCGGGACCGCGATCTTGCCCGCATGGTGGCCGAGGCGCAGACCGCGCCCGCCGCCACAGAGCCGGCGCTCGCCGCACCGTGA
- a CDS encoding pyridoxal phosphate-dependent aminotransferase, which produces MRNSSRSQVDPFIVMDVMEAARRAEAAGRHIIHMEVGQPGTGAPRSAMEALCARMRAEPLGYTVSPGLPELRARIARLYGEWYDVDLAPSRVLVTSGSSGGFLLAFTALFDSGARVGVGAPGYPSYRQILRALGLEPVDLPTTAGNRYQPVPANIAGRDLAGLVIASPGNPTGTMLDRAALGALVEATRAGGVSLVSDEIYHGLEYGERAVSALELTDDVYVVNSFSKYFSMTGWRVGWMVVPEDHVRVVERLAQNLFICAPHASQIAALAAMDCGEELAANLAVYRRNRALMLEGLPRAGFTDIAPPDGAFYVYADVSAITDDSRILAAEILEQAGVAVTPGLDFDPQRGHRTLRFSYARETADISEGLARLAAFMEARR; this is translated from the coding sequence ATGCGAAACTCAAGCCGCTCACAGGTCGATCCCTTCATCGTGATGGACGTGATGGAGGCAGCGCGCCGGGCCGAGGCGGCGGGGCGTCACATCATCCACATGGAGGTGGGCCAGCCCGGCACCGGTGCGCCCCGATCGGCGATGGAGGCGCTTTGCGCGCGGATGCGGGCCGAGCCGCTCGGCTATACGGTGTCGCCCGGCCTGCCCGAACTGCGCGCCCGCATCGCGCGGCTTTACGGCGAATGGTATGACGTCGATCTCGCGCCCTCGCGGGTGCTGGTGACGAGCGGATCCTCGGGCGGCTTTCTGCTGGCTTTTACCGCGCTGTTCGACAGCGGCGCGCGGGTCGGGGTCGGGGCGCCCGGTTATCCGAGCTACCGGCAGATCCTGCGCGCGCTCGGGCTCGAGCCGGTCGATCTGCCGACCACGGCGGGGAACCGCTATCAGCCGGTGCCGGCGAATATCGCCGGGCGCGATCTTGCGGGGCTCGTGATTGCATCGCCCGGAAACCCGACCGGCACCATGCTGGACCGGGCCGCGCTTGGCGCGCTGGTCGAGGCGACCCGGGCCGGCGGCGTGAGCCTCGTGAGCGATGAAATCTATCACGGGCTTGAATATGGCGAACGGGCGGTGAGCGCGCTCGAACTCACCGATGACGTCTATGTCGTCAATTCCTTTTCCAAGTATTTCTCCATGACCGGCTGGCGTGTCGGCTGGATGGTGGTGCCGGAAGATCATGTGCGCGTGGTGGAGCGGCTCGCGCAGAATCTTTTCATCTGCGCGCCCCATGCCAGCCAGATTGCCGCGCTCGCGGCGATGGACTGCGGCGAGGAACTGGCCGCGAACCTTGCCGTCTACCGGCGGAATCGGGCGCTGATGCTCGAGGGGCTGCCGCGCGCCGGCTTTACCGACATCGCCCCGCCCGACGGGGCGTTCTATGTCTATGCCGATGTCTCGGCCATCACCGACGACAGCCGGATCCTGGCGGCGGAGATTCTCGAACAGGCCGGGGTGGCGGTGACGCCAGGGCTTGATTTCGATCCCCAGCGCGGCCATCGCACCCTGCGGTTTTCCTACGCGCGCGAGACCGCCGACATCAGTGAGGGGCTCGCGCGGCTCGCCGCCTTCATGGAGGCGCGGCGCTGA
- the hemA gene encoding 5-aminolevulinate synthase has protein sequence MNYTAELETAIDRLHQEGRYRTFIDIERRNGQYPHAIWTRPDGSEQEITVWCGNDYLGMGQHPVVLAAMQDALVSTGAGSGGTRNISGTTIYHKRLETELADLHGKEQALLFTSAYNANDATLSTLRKLFPGLIIYSDALNHASMIEGIRRNEGPKRIFRHNDTAHLRELLAADDPAAPKLIAFESIYSMDGDFAPIKAICDLADEFNALTYLDEVHAVGMYGPRGGGVAERERIMHRLDIINGTLAKAFGVMGGYIASSEKMCDAIRSYAPGFIFTTSLPPAVAAGAAASVAFLKTADDLRRQHQTQAGILKTRFKALGMPVIDHGSHIVPVMVGDPVHTKKLSDLLLKDFGIYVQPINFPTVPRGTERLRFTPSPVHRAEQIDRLVSAMDALWSHCALNRAELAG, from the coding sequence GTGAACTATACAGCAGAACTCGAAACGGCGATTGATCGTTTGCACCAGGAAGGCCGCTACCGCACATTTATCGACATCGAACGTCGCAACGGACAGTATCCCCATGCCATCTGGACCCGCCCGGACGGCAGCGAACAGGAGATAACCGTCTGGTGCGGCAATGATTATCTCGGCATGGGCCAGCATCCCGTGGTGCTGGCGGCGATGCAGGATGCGCTTGTGTCCACCGGGGCCGGCTCGGGCGGGACGCGCAACATCTCGGGCACGACCATCTATCACAAGCGGCTCGAGACCGAGCTTGCGGATCTGCACGGCAAGGAACAGGCGCTGCTGTTCACCAGCGCCTACAATGCCAACGATGCGACGCTTTCGACCCTGCGCAAGCTGTTTCCCGGCCTCATCATCTATTCCGACGCGCTCAACCACGCGAGCATGATCGAGGGCATCCGCCGCAACGAGGGGCCCAAGCGCATCTTCCGCCACAACGACACCGCCCATCTGCGCGAACTGCTGGCCGCCGACGATCCGGCCGCGCCCAAGCTGATCGCCTTTGAATCGATCTATTCGATGGACGGCGATTTTGCCCCGATCAAGGCGATCTGCGATCTGGCCGACGAGTTCAACGCGCTCACCTATCTCGACGAGGTTCATGCCGTGGGCATGTACGGCCCCCGCGGCGGCGGCGTGGCCGAGCGCGAAAGGATCATGCACCGGCTCGACATCATCAACGGCACCCTTGCCAAGGCTTTCGGCGTGATGGGCGGCTATATCGCGTCGAGCGAAAAGATGTGCGATGCCATAAGGTCTTATGCGCCGGGGTTCATCTTCACCACCTCGCTGCCGCCGGCGGTTGCGGCGGGGGCGGCGGCGTCGGTCGCGTTCCTCAAGACCGCCGATGACCTGCGCCGCCAGCACCAGACCCAGGCCGGCATCCTCAAGACGCGGTTCAAGGCGCTTGGCATGCCGGTGATCGACCACGGCAGCCATATCGTTCCGGTGATGGTCGGTGACCCGGTGCACACCAAGAAGCTGAGCGACCTGCTGCTGAAGGATTTCGGCATCTATGTGCAGCCGATCAACTTCCCGACCGTGCCGCGCGGGACCGAGCGGCTGCGCTTCACGCCCTCGCCGGTGCACCGGGCCGAGCAGATCGACCGCCTTGTGTCCGCCATGGATGCGCTCTGGTCGCATTGTGCGCTGAATCGCGCCGAACTCGCCGGCTGA
- the ispG gene encoding flavodoxin-dependent (E)-4-hydroxy-3-methylbut-2-enyl-diphosphate synthase, translated as MSLNAIRPWRTIMRRKSRQIMVGKVPVGGDAPIAVQTMTNTLTTDVAATIAQVQAAADAGADIVRISVPDEESSRALREIVRESPVPIVADIHFHYRRGIEAAEAGAACLRINPGNIGDARRVREVIAAARDHGCSMRIGVNGGSLERHLLEKYGEPCPEAMVESALEHIRILEDNDFHEFKISVKASDVFMTAAAYQQLADATEAPLHLGITEAGGMVSGTIKSAIGLGNLLWMGIGDTIRVSLSADPVEEIKVGFEILKSLGLRHRGVNIISCPSCARQGFDVIETVQILEKRLEHIKTPMSLSIIGCVVNGPGEALMTDVGFTGGGAGSGMVYLAGKQSHKMSNAEMIDHIVEQVEKRAGELEAAAKAAE; from the coding sequence ATGTCGCTGAATGCCATTCGCCCATGGCGCACCATCATGCGCCGCAAGTCGCGCCAGATCATGGTGGGGAAGGTGCCGGTCGGCGGGGACGCGCCGATCGCGGTGCAGACCATGACCAACACGCTGACAACCGATGTGGCCGCGACCATCGCGCAGGTGCAGGCGGCAGCCGATGCGGGTGCCGATATCGTGCGCATTTCGGTTCCCGACGAGGAATCGAGCCGCGCCCTGCGCGAGATCGTTCGTGAAAGCCCGGTGCCGATCGTTGCCGACATCCATTTCCACTATCGCCGCGGCATCGAGGCGGCCGAAGCCGGAGCCGCCTGCCTGCGGATCAACCCGGGTAACATCGGTGATGCAAGGCGTGTGCGCGAGGTGATCGCCGCCGCGCGTGATCACGGCTGTTCGATGCGGATCGGGGTGAACGGCGGCTCGCTTGAACGCCACCTGCTCGAGAAATACGGCGAACCATGCCCCGAAGCGATGGTTGAATCCGCGCTCGAACATATCCGCATCCTCGAGGATAACGACTTTCACGAGTTCAAGATCAGCGTCAAGGCATCCGACGTGTTCATGACCGCCGCCGCCTACCAGCAGCTTGCGGACGCGACCGAGGCGCCGCTGCATCTCGGCATCACCGAGGCGGGGGGCATGGTGAGCGGCACCATCAAATCCGCGATCGGGCTTGGCAACCTGCTGTGGATGGGGATCGGCGACACGATCCGGGTGAGCCTGTCCGCCGACCCGGTCGAGGAGATCAAGGTCGGTTTCGAGATCCTGAAATCGCTCGGGCTGCGCCATCGCGGCGTCAATATCATCTCCTGCCCCTCATGTGCGCGGCAGGGATTTGATGTGATCGAGACGGTCCAGATCCTTGAAAAGCGCCTCGAACATATCAAGACGCCGATGAGTCTTTCGATCATCGGCTGCGTGGTGAACGGCCCGGGAGAGGCGCTGATGACCGACGTGGGCTTCACCGGCGGCGGCGCAGGCAGCGGCATGGTCTATCTTGCCGGAAAGCAGAGCCACAAGATGAGCAATGCCGAAATGATCGACCACATCGTCGAACAGGTGGAAAAGCGCGCCGGGGAACTGGAAGCGGCGGCGAAGGCGGCGGAATAG
- a CDS encoding DsbA family protein, whose product MFRLAAPALIALGLAAPLQALDLNAMSAEERDAFRAEVRNYLMEHPEIIFEAVQAMEERQAEAQAEADFSLVDVNRDAIFDDGFSHVAGNPEGDITLVEFTDYRCPYCRKATPEIDKLLEQDGNIRFIIKELPILGEASLAASRFAIATRQVEGGDAYEQVHDALMAMNGEPDEARLRRLSDDLGLDTGAIIQRMDSDEVNNEIIRTRELAQRLQISGTPTFVLADEMIRGFVPAEQLAVMVAEKRERDQ is encoded by the coding sequence ATGTTCCGCCTCGCCGCCCCTGCCCTGATCGCGCTCGGCCTTGCCGCTCCGCTCCAGGCGCTCGATCTCAATGCCATGAGCGCCGAGGAACGGGATGCCTTCCGGGCCGAAGTGCGCAACTACTTGATGGAACATCCAGAAATCATCTTCGAGGCGGTTCAGGCCATGGAAGAACGCCAGGCCGAAGCCCAGGCCGAGGCCGATTTCTCGCTCGTTGATGTGAACCGCGACGCGATCTTCGATGACGGGTTTTCCCACGTCGCCGGCAATCCCGAGGGCGACATCACCCTGGTCGAGTTCACCGATTATCGCTGTCCCTATTGCCGCAAGGCCACGCCCGAGATCGACAAGCTGCTGGAGCAGGACGGCAACATCCGCTTCATCATCAAGGAACTTCCGATCCTCGGCGAAGCCTCGCTGGCCGCATCCCGCTTTGCCATCGCCACCCGCCAGGTCGAGGGGGGCGACGCCTATGAACAGGTGCATGACGCGCTCATGGCTATGAACGGCGAACCCGACGAGGCCCGGCTGCGCCGGCTTTCCGACGATCTTGGCCTTGATACCGGCGCGATCATCCAGCGCATGGACAGCGACGAGGTGAACAACGAGATCATCCGCACCCGCGAACTGGCCCAGCGGCTCCAGATCAGCGGCACCCCGACCTTCGTGCTGGCCGACGAGATGATCCGCGGCTTTGTCCCGGCCGAGCAACTGGCCGTGATGGTGGCCGAAAAACGCGAGCGGGATCAGTGA
- a CDS encoding N-acetylmuramoyl-L-alanine amidase gives MRRWLCACVVLLVLGVGGVAPQQPAAEPGAAEPAADVLAEGSGIADLRGGGAEFDLVLSRGVPYRAFTLDAPPRLVLDFRGADFGRLDTGTLNAGDAITGLQAGIFEPGWSRLVAMLSGPMAITQAAMRLDGESGHAHLTVRLAPVGAEDFAARSGMPQDPGWRPASPAPVPAPRPGRSNGARPLVVVLDPGHGGVDPGAETAGIAEKDLMLTFARELRDVLLRGDDFQVMLTREDDRFVSLERRIALAHQARADVFISLHADSLIEGQAHGATVHVLSAEASDRASARLAERHDRDDLLAGVDLAGIDDEITDILLNLAQRETRPRSEALARALVEGISQTGSPMNRRPLRRAAFSVLKAADIPSVLVEVGFLSSPRDLRNLRDPRFRVTFAEGVRAGLEGWRQGDAEQRALRRR, from the coding sequence ATGCGGCGGTGGCTCTGCGCATGTGTCGTGCTTCTCGTGCTGGGGGTGGGGGGTGTCGCGCCGCAACAGCCGGCGGCGGAGCCGGGGGCCGCAGAACCTGCCGCGGACGTGCTGGCCGAGGGCAGCGGGATTGCCGATCTGCGCGGCGGCGGGGCGGAATTCGACCTCGTGCTGTCGCGCGGCGTGCCCTATCGCGCCTTCACGCTCGATGCGCCGCCGCGCCTCGTGCTCGATTTCCGCGGTGCCGATTTCGGGCGGCTCGATACGGGGACACTGAATGCGGGCGATGCGATCACCGGGCTGCAGGCGGGCATTTTCGAGCCCGGCTGGTCGCGGCTTGTCGCGATGCTGTCCGGGCCGATGGCGATCACGCAGGCGGCGATGCGGCTTGACGGCGAGAGCGGGCACGCGCATCTGACGGTCCGCCTTGCCCCGGTCGGCGCCGAGGACTTCGCCGCCCGCTCCGGCATGCCGCAGGATCCGGGTTGGCGCCCCGCGTCACCAGCCCCCGTGCCCGCGCCGCGGCCCGGCCGCAGCAACGGGGCGCGGCCGCTCGTGGTCGTGCTCGACCCCGGACATGGCGGCGTCGATCCGGGGGCCGAAACCGCAGGCATCGCGGAAAAGGATCTCATGCTCACCTTCGCGCGCGAGTTGCGCGACGTGCTGCTGCGCGGGGATGACTTTCAGGTGATGCTGACCCGCGAGGACGACCGTTTCGTTTCGCTGGAGCGGCGGATCGCGCTTGCGCATCAGGCGCGGGCGGATGTGTTCATCTCGCTGCATGCGGATTCGCTGATCGAGGGGCAGGCGCACGGGGCGACGGTGCATGTGCTCTCGGCCGAGGCAAGCGATCGCGCCTCGGCCCGGCTGGCCGAGCGCCACGACCGCGACGACCTGCTGGCGGGGGTCGATCTGGCCGGTATTGATGACGAGATCACCGACATTTTGCTGAATCTGGCCCAGCGCGAGACCCGGCCGCGCAGCGAGGCGCTGGCCCGCGCGCTGGTCGAGGGGATTTCCCAGACCGGAAGCCCCATGAACCGCCGCCCGCTGCGGCGCGCGGCCTTTTCGGTGCTGAAGGCGGCCGATATTCCCTCGGTCCTGGTCGAGGTCGGCTTCCTGTCCAGCCCGCGCGATCTGCGCAACCTTCGCGATCCGCGCTTTCGTGTGACCTTTGCCGAAGGGGTGCGCGCCGGGCTCGAGGGCTGGCGCCAGGGCGACGCGGAACAGCGGGCGCTGCGCCGCCGATAG